Proteins from a single region of Chryseobacterium sp. W4I1:
- a CDS encoding DUF6443 domain-containing protein, with amino-acid sequence MKKIIIPIGFLVMSTLQAQVSNTENYIQSKTYLDYNGTTPTKTSETVQYFDGLGRPKQIVNVKASPLGRDVVTHIEYDQFGRQVNDYLPVPQAGTLNGAITPTPLANATQPGIYGSEKIYSEKILESSPLDRIQQQIQVGNDWTGKPVKFDYDTNIAGEVKKYIATSAGATSSGITLSGTYGASQLYKNTISDEDGNKSIEFKNGQGQVLLVRKVISSTENADTYYVYNEYNQLAFVIPPKASAVTDLSTVLGSLCYMYRYDGRNRLVLKKLPGKGWEYMVYDKQDRLIMTQDVVMGASKQWLFTKYDQFGRVAYTGIYTSSQAYGVAGRAAEQALADAKGSNNVTRASTAGFTNSGLDVYYDNGSASYPSSITKLLSVNYYDTYPAYGFNPAFPSTIQGEPVLTQTPSADGRSTKGLPVMSLVKNIEDDSWTKNYMYYDTKGRHVGSYSINHLGGYTQTESKLDFAGIPQTTVTKHKRLTTDTERIITEVFEYDNQNRLLVHKHQVDSNPVEILAQNKYNELSQLESKKVGGISLASPLQTIDYKYNIRGWMTQINDPSTLGSDLFGYKINYNQVEGLEVPDASDSGLKVKPKYNGNIAEVAWKTLTQENEPLKRYGYVYDPINRLTAGFYQSSGNETGREYFEKLEYDLNGNISRLKRSEGLLPGSTTALMIDNLKYDYVGNQLAKVTEEQIGNSKGYPYVATPTAIGYDLNGNMLNHKDKGILSIQYNYLNLPKQITQNAQVTNYVYRADGVKVKKLFGDIETNYLDGFQYKSTSQVESWNGEGIYHTDPNEIPVIKLRIIPTSEGYYDALGNQYIYNFTDHLGNVRLSYTDTNKDGIIQPRQYYWKQCDEPSGPWVPVNCIDGWKPGEIVEVNNYYPFGLMHNYTATTKNAYQYKYNGKELQETGMYDYGARFYMPDIGRWGAADPKAELMRRWSPYNYAFDNPIRFIDPDGRSPLTDFYNLSGKKIGTDGVNNGVRVVVTDSKEARTISKIKGNVDASSIRAGVTLPSTAVLKESLSVLDRTVSNGGKKEESSIVMRDGSVLRGGQGPEVQYGKDAYASATLPDFPQGKTTADAEASIHSHPTKTEVVGEKVYSGNAQEPSATDTTTFAQYDTNIIVGPLGYSTGQTGVNTSTGRMETTTNANPNGISIYSGANTTPSINLTKKAVEKILEQ; translated from the coding sequence ATGAAAAAGATAATTATTCCTATAGGCTTCTTGGTCATGAGTACTCTACAAGCACAGGTATCCAATACAGAAAACTATATCCAATCCAAAACCTATTTAGACTACAACGGAACTACCCCTACTAAAACCTCCGAAACCGTTCAATATTTTGATGGACTCGGGAGACCAAAACAAATAGTCAACGTAAAAGCATCACCTCTTGGAAGAGACGTTGTTACCCATATCGAATATGACCAGTTTGGGAGACAGGTAAATGACTACTTACCCGTTCCGCAGGCAGGAACCCTGAATGGCGCCATTACCCCTACTCCCCTTGCCAATGCTACCCAGCCTGGGATTTACGGATCAGAAAAGATCTATTCAGAAAAGATCTTGGAAAGTTCACCACTGGATAGAATCCAACAACAGATTCAGGTAGGTAACGACTGGACGGGAAAGCCCGTAAAATTTGATTATGATACCAATATAGCTGGTGAAGTAAAGAAATATATCGCTACTTCTGCGGGTGCCACTTCTTCCGGTATAACATTGTCAGGAACTTACGGAGCCAGCCAACTGTATAAAAATACTATAAGTGATGAAGACGGCAATAAAAGCATAGAATTTAAAAACGGACAGGGACAGGTATTATTGGTGAGGAAAGTGATAAGCAGTACAGAAAATGCAGACACTTACTATGTATACAATGAATACAACCAACTGGCTTTTGTAATTCCACCTAAGGCCTCTGCTGTTACAGATCTCAGCACGGTACTCGGGAGCTTGTGCTATATGTACCGGTATGACGGAAGAAACAGGCTGGTACTTAAAAAACTTCCGGGAAAAGGCTGGGAATATATGGTTTATGATAAACAGGACCGCCTGATCATGACCCAGGACGTTGTAATGGGAGCCTCAAAACAGTGGCTGTTTACCAAATATGACCAGTTTGGAAGAGTAGCCTATACAGGAATATATACCAGTTCTCAGGCTTATGGTGTAGCAGGAAGAGCAGCAGAACAGGCCTTAGCAGATGCAAAAGGCAGTAACAATGTAACCAGAGCCTCTACTGCAGGATTCACCAACAGTGGATTGGATGTATATTATGATAATGGTTCTGCCAGTTATCCAAGTTCTATCACTAAATTGTTAAGTGTCAACTATTACGACACCTACCCTGCTTACGGCTTCAATCCGGCTTTTCCTTCCACAATTCAGGGAGAACCCGTTTTGACTCAAACCCCTTCAGCTGATGGGAGAAGCACCAAAGGATTACCTGTAATGAGTTTGGTTAAGAATATCGAAGATGACAGCTGGACAAAGAATTATATGTATTATGACACCAAAGGCAGGCATGTTGGAAGCTATTCTATCAATCATCTGGGAGGCTATACGCAAACAGAATCGAAACTTGATTTTGCCGGCATTCCGCAAACTACAGTTACCAAACATAAAAGACTAACTACTGATACGGAAAGAATCATCACCGAAGTATTTGAGTATGACAATCAAAACAGATTGCTTGTTCATAAGCACCAGGTAGATAGTAATCCCGTTGAGATTCTGGCTCAAAACAAATACAATGAGCTTTCCCAGCTGGAATCAAAAAAAGTTGGCGGAATATCGTTAGCATCTCCTTTACAGACTATCGATTATAAGTACAACATCCGTGGCTGGATGACACAGATCAATGATCCTTCTACCCTAGGAAGCGATTTGTTTGGCTATAAAATTAATTACAACCAGGTTGAAGGGCTGGAAGTTCCTGATGCTTCTGACAGCGGACTGAAAGTAAAGCCCAAATATAACGGAAATATAGCTGAAGTAGCCTGGAAAACTCTGACTCAGGAAAATGAGCCTTTGAAAAGATATGGTTATGTGTATGATCCTATAAACAGGCTGACAGCAGGTTTTTATCAGAGCTCAGGAAATGAGACAGGAAGGGAATATTTTGAAAAGCTGGAATATGATCTTAATGGAAACATCAGCCGATTAAAAAGATCGGAAGGATTACTGCCAGGTAGCACTACAGCTTTGATGATAGACAATCTTAAATATGACTATGTTGGAAACCAACTCGCAAAAGTTACCGAAGAACAGATTGGAAACAGTAAAGGTTATCCTTATGTAGCAACTCCCACAGCCATAGGGTATGATCTGAACGGAAACATGCTGAATCATAAAGATAAAGGGATTTTATCAATTCAATATAATTATTTAAATTTACCCAAACAGATTACCCAGAATGCTCAGGTAACAAATTACGTCTACAGAGCAGATGGCGTAAAAGTGAAAAAGCTCTTTGGAGATATAGAAACCAATTATCTGGATGGGTTTCAATATAAGTCAACATCCCAAGTAGAATCCTGGAATGGTGAAGGAATTTATCATACTGATCCTAATGAAATTCCTGTAATAAAGCTGAGAATTATTCCTACATCAGAGGGATATTATGATGCCCTTGGCAATCAGTATATTTATAATTTCACTGATCATTTAGGCAACGTAAGGTTAAGCTATACTGATACTAATAAAGATGGAATTATCCAACCAAGACAATATTATTGGAAACAATGTGATGAACCATCAGGCCCATGGGTACCCGTTAATTGTATTGATGGCTGGAAACCAGGGGAAATTGTAGAAGTTAACAATTATTATCCTTTTGGATTAATGCATAATTATACTGCTACCACGAAGAATGCTTATCAGTACAAGTACAATGGAAAGGAGCTTCAGGAGACAGGGATGTATGATTATGGAGCCAGATTTTATATGCCAGATATTGGAAGATGGGGGGCTGCGGACCCTAAAGCAGAACTAATGCGCCGATGGTCTCCATACAATTATGCATTTGATAACCCAATACGTTTTATTGACCCAGATGGAAGATCACCTCTTACTGATTTTTACAATTTAAGTGGAAAGAAAATTGGAACAGATGGAGTGAATAATGGAGTAAGAGTTGTAGTTACAGATAGTAAAGAAGCCAGGACAATTTCTAAAATAAAGGGAAATGTCGATGCATCTTCTATAAGAGCTGGTGTTACGCTTCCAAGCACTGCCGTATTAAAAGAAAGCTTAAGTGTTCTGGATAGAACCGTAAGCAATGGTGGTAAGAAAGAAGAAAGTTCTATTGTAATGAGAGACGGTTCTGTTTTAAGGGGGGGACAAGGCCCGGAAGTACAATACGGAAAAGATGCTTATGCAAGTGCAACATTACCTGATTTTCCACAAGGAAAAACAACAGCAGATGCTGAAGCTTCAATACACTCTCATCCTACAAAAACAGAAGTTGTAGGAGAAAAAGTTTATAGTGGTAACGCTCAAGAGCCCTCAGCTACAGATACAACAACCTTTGCTCAATATGATACTAATATTATTGTTGGGCCCTTAGGTTATTCTACAGGACAAACTGGTGTCAATACTTCTACGGGAAGAATGGAAACAACAACTAATGCTAATCCAAATGGAATCTCAATTTATAGTGGAGCTAATACAACACCATCTATAAATCTTACTAAAAAAGCCGTTGAAAAAATATTAGAACAATGA
- a CDS encoding DUF3945 domain-containing protein, whose protein sequence is MEKERNNELDTVEKLGDTLLVLHHSSSTIGLVQGIDKEGNLKETKPEEKHDGNFVRIEPKEDSFTRFFADFYRQLKNPSEFSFFKVTEYEAVQTAKELQQYVTNASEHEKKELRAYEVSIDRIEAHQNQSLTNRMAGKEKTVSYRYQEEQIDWNVMRKIGLTKEMLKEMDALDPLLRGFKTPTLIPVRMDLGTGIATIQVRLSLKETYTGGVGVYLHGVRKEPDLDSEFLGHQFTPEDKRNLLETGNMGRVVDLVYPITGEKIPSLISRDRLTNELIPYRTEYIRIPEEIKGIKLSDDQKQILREGKALYLENMLSTKGRLFNASVQFNADKRYVEFLFKKNVKSLTIDDLKDRIKAEVPAMFRGKKLKVWQLEKLKAGDTAYIDGLADRNGKKYQGYVRFDKEVGKLEFSFKNIWKNEENLKKISGKSKGRKL, encoded by the coding sequence ATGGAAAAAGAAAGAAACAATGAGCTAGATACTGTAGAAAAGTTAGGGGATACGCTGCTTGTCCTTCATCATAGCAGCAGTACCATAGGGCTAGTACAGGGTATTGACAAGGAAGGCAATCTTAAAGAGACTAAGCCTGAAGAAAAGCATGACGGGAATTTTGTCAGAATAGAACCAAAGGAAGATTCCTTTACCCGTTTCTTTGCTGACTTTTACCGGCAGCTCAAAAATCCCTCTGAGTTTTCATTTTTTAAGGTCACCGAATATGAAGCCGTTCAAACGGCTAAAGAACTACAGCAGTATGTTACGAATGCTTCGGAACATGAAAAGAAAGAACTCAGAGCATATGAAGTGTCCATAGATAGGATAGAAGCCCATCAAAATCAATCTCTAACGAATAGGATGGCTGGTAAAGAAAAAACAGTCTCCTATCGCTACCAAGAAGAGCAGATTGATTGGAATGTGATGCGAAAGATCGGGCTTACTAAGGAAATGCTTAAGGAGATGGATGCGTTAGATCCCTTACTCAGGGGTTTTAAAACCCCTACGCTTATTCCGGTACGGATGGATCTGGGAACCGGAATTGCGACCATCCAAGTCAGGCTTTCCCTTAAAGAAACTTATACGGGAGGAGTTGGCGTCTACCTGCACGGTGTCCGTAAAGAGCCTGACCTGGATTCAGAGTTCCTGGGTCATCAGTTTACCCCGGAAGATAAAAGAAACCTTCTTGAAACCGGTAATATGGGAAGGGTAGTGGATCTGGTCTATCCCATTACCGGAGAAAAGATTCCCTCACTCATCAGCAGGGACCGGCTTACCAACGAGCTGATTCCTTACCGGACAGAATATATCAGAATTCCTGAAGAGATAAAGGGAATAAAACTAAGCGATGATCAGAAGCAGATTCTCAGAGAAGGGAAAGCGTTATACCTTGAAAATATGCTTTCTACTAAAGGAAGACTATTTAATGCTTCGGTTCAGTTTAATGCGGATAAGAGGTATGTAGAGTTTTTGTTTAAGAAAAATGTCAAGAGCTTGACTATTGATGATCTGAAAGACCGGATTAAGGCAGAGGTTCCCGCAATGTTCAGAGGAAAAAAGCTTAAGGTCTGGCAACTGGAAAAACTAAAAGCAGGCGATACCGCATATATTGATGGACTGGCAGACAGGAACGGGAAGAAGTATCAGGGGTATGTAAGGTTTGATAAGGAAGTGGGCAAGCTTGAGTTTTCGTTTAAGAATATATGGAAGAATGAGGAAAATCTTAAGAAGATTTCCGGCAAATCGAAAGGGAGGAAGTTGTGA
- a CDS encoding T9SS type A sorting domain-containing protein codes for MKKFYSSACILCTVLGFSAQEILWQKDIKSSTQDFLSQVTTTIDQQYLITGSSIQSGKLQTEAGKQNNGYDFHLVKLNQRGEEVWKKYISGNNHDYLSSSIATQEGGFLLAGTSYSGKGLDKKEDSKGGADIWLIRLNEFGDELWQKTLGTSSDEEARSVIQATDLGFFVAGNVQNSAKGYGSKDILIVKLDKNGKELSQFVLGGKGLDEVEKMIPTKDGGALLGIYSRSNIGGAKKTENYGEGDYWIIKLGKDGKVEWEKNFGGKGDDHIRTLSLTSAGYLIGGESRSERSGNKTAEIEEGTDLWLISLNERGEEIWQKSYNFGNRDILMGASVLHSADAQSSKGILLGGYTQAEGRIETDDETFWMLYLSADGNEQWRKHVKGESRKREERLSDIKLNRDGSIILAGTSAEELGKENWKIVKLGDKQLDQLIEKQDIKIYPNPVSDYAYVEIGFDFKEADIILYDMGGRQLQTVKTKNKVTKINTQNLIQGAYLVTIKTDMNKTASAKLIKK; via the coding sequence ATGAAGAAATTCTACTCCAGTGCATGTATTCTATGCACGGTTCTGGGGTTTTCTGCTCAGGAAATATTATGGCAGAAAGACATCAAATCCTCTACACAGGATTTCTTAAGCCAGGTGACCACAACAATAGATCAGCAGTATCTGATCACGGGAAGCTCCATTCAAAGTGGTAAACTTCAGACAGAAGCTGGTAAACAAAACAATGGCTATGATTTCCATTTAGTAAAGCTCAATCAGCGGGGCGAAGAGGTCTGGAAAAAATACATATCTGGAAATAACCATGACTATCTTTCTTCTTCCATTGCTACCCAGGAAGGAGGATTTCTTCTCGCAGGAACTTCTTATTCCGGAAAAGGTCTTGATAAAAAAGAAGATTCAAAAGGAGGAGCGGACATCTGGCTCATCAGATTGAATGAATTCGGGGATGAATTATGGCAGAAAACACTCGGAACTTCTTCCGATGAAGAAGCAAGATCTGTTATCCAAGCAACTGATCTTGGATTTTTTGTAGCCGGAAACGTCCAGAACTCAGCTAAAGGATATGGTTCAAAAGATATTCTGATTGTAAAACTCGATAAAAACGGGAAAGAACTTTCTCAATTTGTTTTAGGTGGAAAAGGCTTGGATGAAGTAGAGAAAATGATCCCCACGAAAGATGGCGGAGCTTTGTTGGGAATTTATTCCAGAAGCAATATTGGAGGAGCAAAAAAGACCGAAAATTATGGCGAAGGTGACTACTGGATCATCAAACTGGGTAAAGATGGAAAAGTAGAATGGGAAAAGAATTTTGGTGGAAAAGGAGATGATCACATCAGAACACTGTCATTGACATCAGCAGGCTATTTGATTGGTGGCGAATCCAGATCCGAGAGATCAGGGAATAAGACTGCTGAAATAGAAGAAGGAACAGATTTGTGGTTGATTTCCTTAAACGAAAGAGGTGAAGAAATATGGCAGAAATCCTACAATTTTGGGAACAGAGATATCCTGATGGGAGCAAGTGTGCTTCATTCAGCAGATGCTCAATCTTCAAAAGGAATTTTATTAGGAGGTTATACCCAGGCAGAAGGAAGAATTGAGACTGATGATGAAACTTTTTGGATGCTTTATCTCAGTGCTGATGGCAATGAGCAGTGGAGAAAACACGTAAAAGGAGAATCCAGAAAACGTGAGGAAAGATTGTCTGATATTAAACTCAACAGGGATGGCTCCATTATCCTAGCTGGAACCAGTGCAGAAGAACTTGGAAAAGAAAACTGGAAAATTGTGAAGCTGGGAGACAAGCAGCTTGATCAGCTGATTGAAAAACAGGATATTAAAATCTATCCTAATCCTGTATCAGATTATGCTTATGTAGAAATAGGTTTTGATTTTAAAGAAGCAGACATTATATTGTATGATATGGGAGGTAGACAGCTGCAGACCGTGAAAACTAAGAATAAAGTAACCAAAATCAATACTCAGAATTTGATTCAGGGAGCTTATCTGGTAACTATAAAAACGGATATGAATAAAACAGCTAGCGCAAAATTAATTAAGAAATAA